One Triticum dicoccoides isolate Atlit2015 ecotype Zavitan chromosome 4B, WEW_v2.0, whole genome shotgun sequence genomic window carries:
- the LOC119292418 gene encoding zeamatin-like, whose amino-acid sequence MSLLSQIFNGRVWARTGCSFDGAGNGRCQTGDCGGKLQCTQYGQPPNTLAEFGLNKYMGQDFFDISLIDGFNVPMSFIPVPGSPGCPKGGPRCPRVITPQCPNELRAAGGCNNACTVFKEDRYCCTGSAANNCGPTNYSRFFKGQCSDAYSYPKDDATSIFTCPGGTNYQVIFCP is encoded by the exons ATGAGCTTGCTTTCCCAGATTTTCAA CGGCCGCGTGTGGGCGCGCACGGGGTGCAGCTTCGACGGCGCGGGCAACGGGCGGTGCCAGACGGGGGACTGCGGCGGGAAGCTACAGTGCACGCAGTACGGGCAGCCGCCCAACACGCTGGCCGAGTTCGGGCTCAACAAGTACATGGGCCAGGACTTCTTCGACATCTCCCTGATCGACGGGTTCAACGTGCCCATGTCATTCATCCCCGTCCCCGGCTCCCCCGGGTGCCCCAAGGGCGGGCCGCGGTGCCCCCGGGTGATCACGCCGCAGTGCCCCAACGAGCTGCGGGCCGCCGGAGGGTGTAACAACGCGTGCACGGTGTTCAAGGAGGACAGGTACTGCTGCACCGGGTCGGCGGCGAACAACTGCGGGCCGACCAACTACTCGAGGTTCTTCAAGGGGCAGTGCTCCGACGCCTACAGCTACCCTAAGGACGATGCCACCAGCATCTTCACCTGCCCCGGCGGCACCAACTACCAGGTCATCTTCTGCCCATGA
- the LOC119294575 gene encoding uncharacterized protein LOC119294575 isoform X2 has protein sequence MAADPLQQRPSLLALETLASHGDPRRPPGRRCSSPSPAATPPWRPVPACLPPPPRAGSSWRRPDPRRYRTPSSSRSKRKACGLLQLRPVPAAATTPMLHVFIPPRNTDAARVGWLLLCRAAEVAHLRAPATVSCSGGWFGGHQERDRISCALELLLFTEVKVQSLWSPAAPTRPCRCYHCSAPCVYPAKERRRRQGGVAAVAPTQQRTLISVRSLLLTQGKCDRAALSKRNGTIIKQLRAWRIVPQQDITAVKNLKANYFPDTSFWRCNAWRIVFKQDTTTIKKLKANYFPDTSFCI, from the exons ATGGCCGCGGATCCACTCCAGCAGCGCCCCTCCCTCCTCGCGCTGGAAACCCTAGCCAGCCATGGCGACCCACGGCGACCCCCAG GTAGGAGATGCAGCAGTCCATCACCAGCGGCAACACCACCATGGCGACCAGTACCGGcctgccttcctcctcctcctcgcgccggAAGTTCATGGCGGCGGCCAGATCCGCGTCGGTACAGGACGCCCTCCTCTTCAAG GTCAAAGCGCAAAGCTTGTGGTCTCCTGCAGCTCCGACCCGTCCCTGCCGCTGCTACCACTCCTATGCTCCATGTGTTTATCCCGCCAAGGAACACGGACGCCGCCAGGGTGGGGTGGCTGCTGTTGTGCCGAGCAGCAGAGGTCGCTCATCTCCGTGCACCGGCAACGGTGTCTTGCAG TGGAGGGTGGTTCGGAGGGCACCAGGAGAGAGATCGTATCAGTTGTGCTCTGGAGCTTCTCCTCTTCACAGAA GTCAAAGTGCAAAGCTTGTGGTCTCCTGCAGCTCCGACCCGTCCTTGCCGCTGCTACCACTGCTCTGCTCCATGTGTTTATCCCGCCAAGGAGCGCAGACGCCGCCAGGGTGGGGTGGCTGCTGTTGCGCCGACGCAGCAGAGGACGCTCATCTCTGTGCGCTCTCTTCTTTTAACTCAGGGGAAATGCGATCGGGCGGCGCTAAGCAAAAGAAATGGAACTATAATTAAACAATTAAG AGCATGGAGAATTGTCCCCCAACAAGATATAACAGCAGTAAAAAATTTGAAGGCCAACTATTTCCCTGACACTTCCTTCTGGAGATGCAATG CATGGAGAATTGTCTTCAAACAAGACACCACAACAATAAAAAAGTTGAAGGCTAACTATTTCCCAGACACTTCCTTCTGCATATGA
- the LOC119294575 gene encoding uncharacterized protein LOC119294575 isoform X1: MAADPLQQRPSLLALETLASHGDPRRPPGRRCSSPSPAATPPWRPVPACLPPPPRAGSSWRRPDPRRYRTPSSSRSKRKACGLLQLRPVPAAATTPMLHVFIPPRNTDAARVGWLLLCRAAEVAHLRAPATVSCSGGWFGGHQERDRISCALELLLFTEVKVQSLWSPAAPTRPCRCYHCSAPCVYPAKERRRRQGGVAAVAPTQQRTLISVRSLLLTQGKCDRAALSKRNGTIIKQLRAWRIVPQQDITAVKNLKANYFPDTSFWRCNAAWRIVFKQDTTTIKKLKANYFPDTSFCI, encoded by the exons ATGGCCGCGGATCCACTCCAGCAGCGCCCCTCCCTCCTCGCGCTGGAAACCCTAGCCAGCCATGGCGACCCACGGCGACCCCCAG GTAGGAGATGCAGCAGTCCATCACCAGCGGCAACACCACCATGGCGACCAGTACCGGcctgccttcctcctcctcctcgcgccggAAGTTCATGGCGGCGGCCAGATCCGCGTCGGTACAGGACGCCCTCCTCTTCAAG GTCAAAGCGCAAAGCTTGTGGTCTCCTGCAGCTCCGACCCGTCCCTGCCGCTGCTACCACTCCTATGCTCCATGTGTTTATCCCGCCAAGGAACACGGACGCCGCCAGGGTGGGGTGGCTGCTGTTGTGCCGAGCAGCAGAGGTCGCTCATCTCCGTGCACCGGCAACGGTGTCTTGCAG TGGAGGGTGGTTCGGAGGGCACCAGGAGAGAGATCGTATCAGTTGTGCTCTGGAGCTTCTCCTCTTCACAGAA GTCAAAGTGCAAAGCTTGTGGTCTCCTGCAGCTCCGACCCGTCCTTGCCGCTGCTACCACTGCTCTGCTCCATGTGTTTATCCCGCCAAGGAGCGCAGACGCCGCCAGGGTGGGGTGGCTGCTGTTGCGCCGACGCAGCAGAGGACGCTCATCTCTGTGCGCTCTCTTCTTTTAACTCAGGGGAAATGCGATCGGGCGGCGCTAAGCAAAAGAAATGGAACTATAATTAAACAATTAAG AGCATGGAGAATTGTCCCCCAACAAGATATAACAGCAGTAAAAAATTTGAAGGCCAACTATTTCCCTGACACTTCCTTCTGGAGATGCAATG CAGCATGGAGAATTGTCTTCAAACAAGACACCACAACAATAAAAAAGTTGAAGGCTAACTATTTCCCAGACACTTCCTTCTGCATATGA
- the LOC119294575 gene encoding uncharacterized protein LOC119294575 isoform X3 — MAADPLQQRPSLLALETLASHGDPRRPPGRRCSSPSPAATPPWRPVPACLPPPPRAGSSWRRPDPRRYRTPSSSSGGWFGGHQERDRISCALELLLFTEVKVQSLWSPAAPTRPCRCYHCSAPCVYPAKERRRRQGGVAAVAPTQQRTLISVRSLLLTQGKCDRAALSKRNGTIIKQLRAWRIVPQQDITAVKNLKANYFPDTSFWRCNAAWRIVFKQDTTTIKKLKANYFPDTSFCI, encoded by the exons ATGGCCGCGGATCCACTCCAGCAGCGCCCCTCCCTCCTCGCGCTGGAAACCCTAGCCAGCCATGGCGACCCACGGCGACCCCCAG GTAGGAGATGCAGCAGTCCATCACCAGCGGCAACACCACCATGGCGACCAGTACCGGcctgccttcctcctcctcctcgcgccggAAGTTCATGGCGGCGGCCAGATCCGCGTCGGTACAGGACGCCCTCCTCTTCAAG TGGAGGGTGGTTCGGAGGGCACCAGGAGAGAGATCGTATCAGTTGTGCTCTGGAGCTTCTCCTCTTCACAGAA GTCAAAGTGCAAAGCTTGTGGTCTCCTGCAGCTCCGACCCGTCCTTGCCGCTGCTACCACTGCTCTGCTCCATGTGTTTATCCCGCCAAGGAGCGCAGACGCCGCCAGGGTGGGGTGGCTGCTGTTGCGCCGACGCAGCAGAGGACGCTCATCTCTGTGCGCTCTCTTCTTTTAACTCAGGGGAAATGCGATCGGGCGGCGCTAAGCAAAAGAAATGGAACTATAATTAAACAATTAAG AGCATGGAGAATTGTCCCCCAACAAGATATAACAGCAGTAAAAAATTTGAAGGCCAACTATTTCCCTGACACTTCCTTCTGGAGATGCAATG CAGCATGGAGAATTGTCTTCAAACAAGACACCACAACAATAAAAAAGTTGAAGGCTAACTATTTCCCAGACACTTCCTTCTGCATATGA
- the LOC119294576 gene encoding type IV inositol polyphosphate 5-phosphatase 7-like, with amino-acid sequence MRDETPTKNRLSWSKTIVRKWFNIKTKAKDFHSDYGVEQVGMQWRTSFSERDVCKTKKSRTERLPRKNSDRDCRAGNGIDRAYITNTQDYRVFAGTWNVGGRSPSSHLNLEDWLHTSPAADIYVIGFQEIVPLNAGNVLLTEDNGPAKKWVSLVRKTLNNLDLQGSAGYNYHTPSPAPEPIAELNVDFERSSRRQKNSSFFHRRSFQSLGRSSRIDMMDPHSLVDRRFSVCDRISFGSRPSDVDTSMRCGGSSDDENMDEESPGGTFFSPMPCGYGAPLSTDDNNRRLVNSNRYCLVASKQMVGVFLMVWVRSDIREHVKNLKVSCVGRGLMGYLGNKGSISISMSLHQTSFCFVCTHLTSGQKDGDELRRNADVVEILRKTRFPHAHGARDEKWPETILDHDRIIWLGDLNYRIALSYRSVKALVEMHNWKQLLEKDQLRIEQRFGRVFAGWKEGRIYFPPTYKYSYNSDRYAGDDMHPNEKRRTPAWCDRILWYGRGLNQLCYVRGESRFSDHRPVYSIFTAEVKLPSQAQFGSFTRSSSLMGVDEVAYPTYPRSYTDINFY; translated from the exons ATGAGAGATGAGACTCCAACCAAAAACAGG CTGTCCTGGTCCAAGACCATTGTTAGGAAGTGGTTCAACATCAAAACAAAAGCCAAGGACTTCCATTCAGATTATGGAGTCGAACAAG TGGGGATGCAGTGGAGGACCAGTTTCTCAGAGAGGGATGTGTGCAAGACCAAGAAGAGCAGAACAG AGAGGTTGCCCAGGAAGAACTCGGATCGGGACTGTCGAGCAGGAAATGGGATCGACCGCGCCTACATCACAAACACGCAAGACTACAG GGTCTTTGCTGGTACATGGAATGTGGGAGGAAGGTCACCATCCAGTCATCTGAACCTGGAGGACTGGCTGCATACTTCTCCTGCTGCTGATATATACGTCATTGG GTTTCAGGAAATTGTTCCTTTGAATGCTGGCAACGTCCTGTTGACCGAAGACAACGGTCCAGCGAAAAAGTGGGTTTCTCTTGTGAGAAAAACGCTAAATAATCTAGATCTCCAGGGCTCTGCTGGGTACAACTACCACACCCCGTCGCCGGCTCCGGAACCTATCGCGGAGCTTAATGTTGATTTCGAGAGATCATCGAGGAGACAAAAGAACTCTTCATTCTTCCATCGGCGTTCATTTCAGTCCTTGGGTCGAAGCTCAAGAATTGACATGATGGATCCTCACTCCCTAGTGGACCGACGGTTCAGTGTTTGTGACCGGATTAGCTTTGGGAGCAGGCCGAGCGATGTTGACACCAGTATGAGGTGTGGTGGGTCCTCTGATGATGAGAACATGGACGAGGAATCACCTGGTGGCACCTTCTTCTCACCAATGCCATGTGGATATGGTGCTCCACTATCAACAGATGACAATAACAGGCGGTTGGTAAACTCCAA CAGGTATTGCTTAGTTGCTAGCAAGCAAATGGTTGGAGTTTTCCTGATGGTATGGGTGCGGAGTGACATAAGGGAGCATGTGAAGAACTTGAAGGTGTCGTGTGTTGGTAGAGGCTTGATGGGATATCTTGGAAATAAG GGATCAATATCAATCAGTATGTCTCTGCATCAGACAAGCTTCTGCTTTGTTTGCACACACTTAACATCAGGTCAAAAAGATGGCGATGAACTTAGAAGAAATGCGGATGTGGTGGAAATATTGAGAAAAACCAGATTCCCACATGCTCATGGTGCACGCGACGAGAAGTGGCCAGAGACAATCCTTGACCATGA TCGAATAATATGGCTCGGGGATTTGAATTACCGGATAGCGCTTTCCTATCGCTCTGTGAAGGCTTTGGTTGAGATGCACAATTGGAAACAATTGTTGGAAAAAGATCAG CTTCGTATAGAGCAAAGGTTTGGTCGGGTATTCGCGGGCTGGAAAGAAGGCAGAATTTATTTTCCACCCACGTACAAGTACTCGTACAACTCCGACAGATACGCGGGCGATGATATGCATCCAAATGAGAAGCGGAGGACACCCGCATG GTGCGATCGGATTTTATGGTATGGCAGAGGCCTAAACCAACTATGTTACGTCCGCGGCGAGTCCAGATTCTCGGACCATAGACCCGTATACAGCATTTTCACGGCGGAGGTTAAACTGCCGAGCCAGGCCCAGTTCGGCAGCTTCACTCGCTCCAGCTCCCTAATGGGGGTGGATGAAGTGGCATACCCAACTTATCCACGCAGTTACACAGATATCAACTTTTACTGA